In Acaryochloris marina S15, a single genomic region encodes these proteins:
- a CDS encoding sugar transferase, giving the protein MVKLPHSIEPSTGDIRAPQKLRFAKGLMGRWPRISALLVSDFVALGIAWEIAAKFNQFYAPIPPQLIGWSWLGLPSLFWAFSSMMVIVLACGGLYNTSGAWKHYVRAGQLVSLTYLWSLVISYFYDPKLDAPRSLFFTAWFSSVVMVIGLRLITTLVLEQIGLFHRSKIPVFIIAPADRLPILAQVIQQQSQYRIVGAALSATANASSMMQLICKTSAVEVLAEGLPQTDLASMLYWQLRREGITLRLLPSSVEMLHRRGIPEMFAHIPTLRTEAPLLGGLDYQVKRLIDMGAALGLLILLVPVFVGIALSTKLTSPGPVFFCQERVGLGGQIFQMWKFRTMVVNAEALQAKLESQNQNKDGILFKVKDDPRLTQLGKFLRRTSLDELPQLINVLLGQMSLVGPRPLPIRDVERFDSWHHIRHHVVPGMTGLWQISGRSKVGNFNEAARLDLYYIDNWSLNLDLEILVETARIVLFGYGAY; this is encoded by the coding sequence GTGGTTAAATTACCTCACTCTATAGAACCCTCCACTGGCGATATTCGAGCCCCTCAAAAACTCAGATTTGCCAAAGGCTTGATGGGGCGCTGGCCAAGAATTAGCGCTCTTTTAGTGAGTGATTTCGTAGCACTAGGTATTGCTTGGGAAATTGCCGCTAAGTTTAATCAGTTTTACGCTCCCATCCCCCCCCAACTCATTGGGTGGTCTTGGCTAGGACTTCCCAGTCTATTTTGGGCGTTTTCCAGCATGATGGTCATCGTTCTTGCCTGTGGAGGACTTTACAACACCTCGGGAGCCTGGAAACACTATGTTCGGGCAGGCCAGTTAGTCAGTTTGACCTATCTATGGTCATTGGTGATCAGCTATTTTTATGACCCCAAGCTGGATGCCCCACGATCACTGTTTTTTACTGCTTGGTTCAGCAGTGTGGTGATGGTGATTGGTTTACGACTCATTACTACCCTTGTCTTAGAACAAATCGGCCTATTCCACCGCAGTAAAATTCCTGTCTTTATCATTGCACCTGCCGACCGCTTACCCATCCTTGCCCAAGTGATCCAGCAGCAGTCACAATATCGAATCGTCGGCGCTGCCCTCTCTGCTACCGCCAATGCCAGTAGCATGATGCAGTTGATCTGCAAGACCTCTGCCGTCGAAGTGCTTGCAGAAGGTCTGCCCCAAACCGATTTAGCTTCCATGCTGTATTGGCAACTCAGGCGAGAAGGCATTACTCTCCGCCTGCTGCCATCTAGCGTGGAAATGCTCCATCGGCGGGGTATTCCTGAAATGTTTGCCCATATTCCCACGTTACGCACGGAAGCACCGCTATTAGGTGGACTCGATTATCAAGTCAAGCGTCTCATCGATATGGGTGCTGCCCTAGGACTCCTCATATTGCTAGTTCCCGTATTTGTAGGCATTGCCCTTTCCACAAAACTCACCTCTCCTGGGCCAGTTTTCTTTTGCCAAGAGCGGGTAGGGCTGGGGGGGCAGATATTCCAAATGTGGAAGTTTCGGACAATGGTGGTCAATGCGGAGGCCTTACAAGCCAAGCTAGAATCCCAAAATCAAAATAAAGATGGCATTCTCTTCAAGGTCAAAGATGACCCACGCCTGACTCAGCTGGGCAAATTCTTACGTCGCACTAGTCTAGATGAGCTACCGCAACTCATCAACGTCCTGTTAGGACAAATGAGCCTTGTGGGGCCTCGTCCATTGCCCATTAGAGATGTAGAACGGTTCGACTCCTGGCATCATATTCGCCACCATGTTGTCCCCGGCATGACGGGACTATGGCAGATTTCAGGTCGCTCAAAAGTTGGCAACTTCAATGAGGCGGCCCGCCTAGACCTGTATTACATCGATAACTGGTCCCTAAACCTGGACCTTGAGATATTGGTGGAAACGGCAAGAATAGTGTTGTTTGGCTATGGGGCGTACTAA
- a CDS encoding RNA polymerase sigma factor SigF, translating into MAYQTSLQSQTMEMLVAYRQKPSVQLRNRLVRLNMGLVRKVAHRLAHQCAEPYEDLEQCGFLGLITAIERFDPTQGYAFSSFAVPYIRGEILHFLRDRANTVRIPRRWQQLSRDGAKVRQALTMELGRHPSDQEIADELDLSMQEWRAVKLAASNRVPLSLNARVSSGHHQQSDSMMTLGDTLMDARCQIMQTNQEDRLELQQALDQLEDRTREMIESVFVHQLSRQEVAQRIGVSPVTVTRRIKKGIDELVGLLQKSAAMQMEV; encoded by the coding sequence ATGGCTTATCAAACTTCCTTACAGTCCCAGACAATGGAGATGCTGGTTGCTTATCGCCAGAAACCTTCTGTTCAGCTCCGAAACCGCTTGGTCCGCTTGAATATGGGATTAGTCCGCAAGGTAGCTCACCGCCTCGCTCACCAATGTGCAGAGCCCTACGAAGATTTAGAGCAATGTGGTTTCCTAGGATTAATTACTGCCATCGAGCGATTTGATCCCACCCAAGGTTATGCATTCAGCTCCTTTGCTGTTCCTTATATCAGAGGCGAAATTCTTCACTTCTTACGGGATCGTGCCAATACTGTTCGCATCCCTCGTCGATGGCAGCAGCTGAGCCGCGATGGTGCAAAAGTTCGCCAGGCATTGACGATGGAACTCGGACGTCATCCCAGCGATCAAGAAATTGCCGACGAACTCGATCTGTCAATGCAGGAATGGCGAGCGGTTAAGTTAGCCGCCTCTAATCGCGTCCCTCTCAGCTTGAATGCTCGTGTCTCTTCCGGCCATCATCAACAGTCCGATTCCATGATGACCCTAGGGGATACTCTGATGGATGCTCGGTGCCAAATTATGCAAACCAACCAAGAAGATCGGTTGGAACTTCAGCAAGCACTAGATCAGCTAGAAGATCGCACCCGAGAAATGATCGAGTCAGTGTTTGTCCATCAACTCTCTCGACAAGAAGTGGCTCAGCGTATTGGCGTTAGCCCCGTTACGGTTACTCGCCGAATTAAGAAAGGAATTGATGAGTTAGTCGGTCTTTTGCAAAAGTCTGCTGCAATGCAAATGGAAGTCTAG
- a CDS encoding transposase, whose translation MNISQREQQIIRIQSQSSYASINKALEATLRLEANRVTQIAVESALDEEVQAYLSELQGTRPRRSGYYQRVLDTQYGRIAQLSVPKLRKGNADREWKILERYQRALGSLLEFCLGLYVMGLSLRDLQEALYEILGAVLSVNAINRITLKAQKQMLQSRQTRLEKTPFILIVDGVWASVQCASEDFWEDQAGHIRKLRRAEDRVILVAMAIWPDGTQTVLHYEMAVQESEAAWLLFFEHLRHRGLQTHLVKLIVSDGTTGLPKVIRALFPLAQHQRCITHKVRAMLRHLGYEQLPHLDAQGQELSHSEAKKLRYSQIKHDAYAIYKAPDWEEAIVTLLVFAQKWTDLEPDAVRTFIKDFALTLSFYDFDESLHSLIRTSNALERLFRKFRTKADEIGAFPNEESCLAIFFLVSRRDHAKHDRLKNRGE comes from the coding sequence ATGAACATTTCCCAACGTGAGCAGCAGATTATCCGTATCCAGTCTCAAAGTTCATATGCCTCTATTAACAAAGCTTTAGAAGCAACCCTGCGCCTTGAGGCTAACCGAGTTACCCAGATAGCAGTAGAGTCAGCACTAGACGAAGAAGTCCAAGCTTATCTATCAGAGCTTCAAGGGACTCGCCCTCGACGTTCAGGCTATTATCAGCGGGTTCTTGATACCCAGTACGGCAGGATTGCTCAACTATCTGTCCCGAAACTACGGAAAGGGAATGCAGACCGAGAGTGGAAGATTCTAGAGCGTTACCAACGAGCCCTCGGTAGCCTTCTAGAGTTTTGCCTGGGCTTGTATGTCATGGGTTTATCGCTTCGAGACTTGCAAGAAGCTCTCTATGAGATCCTGGGAGCAGTTTTATCCGTGAATGCCATTAACCGGATTACTCTCAAAGCTCAGAAGCAAATGCTCCAAAGTCGTCAAACTCGTCTTGAGAAAACCCCTTTTATTCTGATTGTTGATGGAGTGTGGGCGAGTGTTCAATGCGCCTCCGAAGACTTTTGGGAAGACCAAGCTGGACATATCCGGAAGCTACGTCGTGCGGAAGACCGAGTCATCTTAGTGGCCATGGCGATATGGCCAGATGGGACACAAACCGTTCTTCATTACGAAATGGCTGTCCAAGAATCTGAGGCAGCCTGGCTACTGTTCTTTGAGCACCTGCGGCACCGAGGATTGCAAACCCATTTGGTGAAGCTGATTGTCAGTGATGGCACCACTGGACTACCTAAGGTAATTCGCGCTCTGTTTCCCCTCGCACAACATCAACGATGCATTACCCACAAGGTTCGAGCGATGCTCCGGCATTTGGGCTATGAGCAATTGCCACACCTGGATGCTCAAGGACAAGAACTCTCCCACTCTGAAGCAAAGAAGCTGCGATATTCACAAATTAAACACGATGCCTATGCTATCTATAAAGCGCCAGACTGGGAAGAAGCGATTGTGACGTTGCTCGTGTTTGCACAGAAATGGACAGACCTTGAACCCGATGCTGTTAGAACCTTCATCAAAGATTTTGCCCTGACCTTGAGTTTCTATGATTTTGATGAATCCCTTCATTCGCTGATTCGTACTTCCAATGCGCTAGAAAGGCTGTTCCGGAAATTCCGAACCAAGGCTGACGAAATTGGTGCTTTCCCAAATGAGGAGAGCTGTTTAGCGATTTTCTTTCTCGTCTCTCGTAGGGATCATGCCAAGCATGATCGCCTCAAAAACCGTGGCGAATAA
- a CDS encoding asparaginase encodes MDHRILLITTGGTIGGKLAADQQDEQMIRSADQFAMLLGDTIAYLSKKYGLKIEIDTIELCDIDSSDINHEHWIQLAETIRDKYDEYESFIITHGTNTLGYTAAALSFAIANSSKPIILTGSQVPAGLPGTDGLANLQNALRVAIWRQDGQPIKGVVAVFGSHIIAGTRLKKDTEFGYDAFKSFKIGNIGQIGRIIDINENNLKKHVSYLRSGLYPEAKKAKDLHCEIDFDMRIASLTEFPGMRSEIFSILVEKHNIRGIILRAFGAGDPCTKHLEAFKYLKREKIPIVITTQAPNGNSNFQVNEPGKLLLENNLAIPAYDMSIESQTTKLAWLLAKVKKADLGYSELCREMVNDIRGEVKVLWEIGI; translated from the coding sequence ATGGATCATAGAATTTTACTAATCACAACTGGAGGAACAATCGGAGGTAAGTTGGCTGCTGATCAGCAAGATGAACAGATGATAAGAAGCGCTGACCAGTTTGCAATGCTCCTTGGAGACACAATTGCATATCTCAGTAAAAAGTATGGTCTTAAAATTGAAATTGATACCATTGAGTTATGTGATATTGATAGTTCGGATATTAATCACGAACATTGGATTCAGTTAGCCGAAACAATACGAGATAAATATGATGAATATGAGTCCTTCATTATTACTCATGGAACAAATACTCTAGGATATACAGCTGCTGCTCTCTCCTTTGCCATAGCGAACTCTAGCAAGCCAATCATTCTTACCGGTTCCCAAGTGCCAGCAGGATTACCTGGTACAGATGGTTTAGCCAATCTGCAGAATGCTTTGCGAGTAGCTATTTGGAGGCAAGATGGACAACCCATTAAAGGCGTGGTAGCAGTCTTTGGTAGTCATATTATTGCTGGTACAAGACTTAAAAAAGACACAGAATTTGGTTATGATGCTTTCAAGTCATTTAAAATCGGAAATATAGGTCAAATTGGCAGAATTATTGACATCAACGAGAACAATCTCAAGAAACATGTAAGCTATCTACGTTCTGGTCTTTATCCTGAAGCAAAAAAAGCTAAAGATTTACACTGTGAGATTGATTTTGATATGCGTATTGCATCATTAACAGAGTTTCCTGGAATGCGCTCCGAAATATTTTCAATTCTTGTTGAAAAGCACAATATTAGAGGAATCATTCTAAGAGCATTCGGTGCTGGAGATCCATGTACTAAACACCTTGAAGCATTTAAGTATTTAAAGAGAGAGAAAATTCCAATCGTGATTACTACTCAAGCTCCAAATGGAAACAGTAATTTCCAAGTGAATGAGCCAGGAAAGTTATTGCTTGAAAATAATTTAGCAATCCCCGCATATGATATGAGTATCGAGTCTCAGACTACCAAGTTAGCCTGGCTTTTAGCAAAAGTAAAGAAAGCTGATTTAGGTTACTCGGAACTTTGTAGAGAGATGGTGAATGACATTAGGGGTGAGGTAAAAGTTCTCTGGGAAATAGGTATATAA
- a CDS encoding tetratricopeptide repeat protein has translation MRRFTLPLALVLALSAMPSRAQLKLQLAFPPFPPPTEAECAQDWTGMQADLEKALAKTPKHEIAGGYHALGQAFENCQKFDEAIAAFERGKTLQSWHAQYQFDIARVRVRQQKLTQALNIYRQYHQSKSKTLSAKEIDGLAYNELGENLVVVGELERAIATFDYATRLTPKNAAIWNNLGQTQVKAKKFELALKSFRQAVLLKKSTSLTPRQINARAYFRVGKFLTTTKQLKRGVPFLENAIALDLQYTDAYLVLGQNYSLQRRWDEAIANYSQQLKLSPKSQATHALIGDALIRKEDFEGAFSQYRQFLGSNSSSQQNDAKLDADAYKWLATALKKLNRLEPAVDAYQKLAALQPKDARTLNELGVVLAELERWDEAIAVLNRAQDLYNANPSTFGAEALAVNLGSALAGNGQVEAALKVLRQAGPTDSPFMAITLSNVLLQSGQKQEARQILQTTLKKDLFPLDMMGLDTTPEARVETLMGQIYFDLKQYDLALQHYRQAVQLDPDFAVGHFAVGNILRRQGKPDQAIPAYEKALKLQPRNLFFTHQFFSGRGLAFLAQGKVDAAIADFERATQLNANNVEALHGLGKALLQQNKPSAAIPHLETAYDLKPRYPQVAEDLQLAKGQTSTESDLTQIEQ, from the coding sequence ATGCGTCGATTTACGCTGCCCCTTGCATTAGTCTTGGCTTTATCGGCAATGCCCAGTCGGGCTCAGTTAAAACTACAACTTGCGTTTCCACCGTTTCCACCACCGACGGAAGCAGAATGTGCCCAGGACTGGACTGGGATGCAGGCAGATCTGGAAAAGGCTTTAGCCAAAACCCCCAAGCATGAAATTGCGGGGGGATATCACGCTCTGGGGCAGGCATTCGAAAACTGTCAAAAATTTGATGAAGCGATTGCCGCTTTTGAACGGGGGAAGACCTTGCAAAGCTGGCATGCCCAGTACCAGTTCGATATTGCTAGAGTCCGAGTTAGACAGCAAAAACTCACCCAAGCCCTCAATATTTACCGTCAATATCATCAATCTAAATCTAAGACGCTCTCTGCTAAAGAAATTGATGGGCTTGCCTACAATGAGTTAGGTGAAAATTTGGTTGTGGTAGGGGAACTGGAACGTGCGATCGCAACCTTCGATTACGCGACCCGACTCACGCCCAAGAATGCTGCAATTTGGAACAACTTGGGCCAAACTCAAGTGAAAGCCAAAAAATTTGAACTGGCCTTGAAGTCTTTTCGCCAGGCAGTTCTATTAAAAAAATCAACATCATTGACTCCTAGGCAAATCAACGCTCGGGCTTATTTTCGTGTGGGTAAGTTCTTAACTACGACTAAGCAGTTAAAACGAGGAGTACCGTTTCTGGAAAATGCCATTGCCCTTGATTTGCAATACACAGATGCCTATTTAGTCTTGGGACAAAACTATTCATTGCAGAGACGTTGGGATGAAGCGATTGCCAACTATTCTCAGCAGCTGAAACTCTCCCCTAAAAGCCAGGCTACCCATGCTCTAATCGGTGATGCCCTGATTCGAAAGGAAGATTTCGAGGGAGCTTTTTCTCAATATCGGCAATTTTTAGGTTCAAACTCTTCTTCTCAACAGAATGATGCCAAGTTAGATGCAGATGCTTACAAGTGGTTAGCGACAGCTCTTAAAAAACTGAATCGGTTAGAACCTGCGGTTGATGCATATCAAAAGCTTGCGGCTCTACAACCCAAAGATGCCCGTACATTGAATGAATTGGGGGTGGTGCTCGCCGAATTAGAGCGTTGGGATGAGGCCATTGCCGTTCTAAATCGGGCACAAGATCTTTACAATGCGAATCCAAGCACTTTCGGGGCAGAGGCCCTCGCAGTCAATCTTGGCAGTGCATTGGCCGGAAATGGCCAAGTAGAGGCAGCTTTGAAAGTTCTCCGTCAAGCTGGCCCTACAGATAGTCCTTTTATGGCGATTACTCTCAGTAATGTTCTGCTCCAATCGGGCCAAAAGCAAGAAGCTCGTCAGATTCTGCAAACAACTTTAAAAAAGGACTTGTTCCCACTGGATATGATGGGTCTTGATACTACTCCAGAAGCGAGGGTGGAAACTTTAATGGGGCAGATTTACTTTGACCTGAAACAATATGACTTGGCATTACAGCATTATCGGCAGGCGGTTCAGCTCGATCCCGATTTTGCGGTAGGTCACTTTGCTGTGGGGAATATTCTACGTCGGCAAGGCAAACCTGATCAGGCGATTCCGGCTTATGAAAAAGCGCTGAAACTGCAGCCCCGTAACTTATTTTTTACTCACCAATTCTTCAGCGGGCGGGGGTTAGCGTTCTTGGCACAAGGCAAGGTGGATGCAGCTATTGCCGATTTTGAACGGGCAACTCAACTCAATGCCAACAACGTTGAGGCATTGCATGGCTTAGGAAAAGCGTTGCTTCAGCAAAATAAACCATCGGCAGCGATTCCCCATTTGGAAACGGCCTATGACTTGAAGCCTCGCTATCCCCAAGTTGCTGAGGATTTGCAGCTCGCCAAGGGACAAACTTCCACAGAGTCTGATCTTACCCAGATAGAACAATAA
- a CDS encoding RtcB family protein, producing MSYQPLKLSAPKSVLSWANHDLGPAETKMAKNVASLPFVYKHVALMPDVHLGKGALVGSVVATKDAVIPAAVGVDIGCGMGAVQTSFNANQLDSKVLKQIRLDIEATIPVGFNQNDEADKSVYNWQRWQDFKHLHSGVQHLEKKALRQMGSLGGGNHFIEVCVDTDDQVWLMLHSGSRNIGNMLAQNHIRTAKELAKLAEMKLPDLDLAYFVAGTSEFAAYWRDLQWAQDYARYNREVMMARFKRIVEKHLAGGKPTKPVLSVNCHHNYAEQEMHYGEQVYVTRKGAVRARQEDYGIIPGSMGAKSYIVKGKGNLESYCSCSHGAGRTMSRTKAKKHFTLDDLIEQTQGVECRKDKGILDEIPGAYKPIEEVMANQADLVEVVATLKQVVCVKG from the coding sequence ATGTCTTACCAACCACTTAAGTTGTCAGCACCAAAGTCTGTTCTGTCCTGGGCCAATCATGATCTGGGACCTGCAGAAACCAAAATGGCGAAGAATGTTGCTTCCCTGCCGTTTGTCTATAAGCATGTAGCCTTGATGCCGGATGTACATCTCGGTAAAGGGGCTCTCGTGGGATCTGTGGTTGCCACAAAGGATGCGGTCATTCCTGCGGCTGTAGGGGTGGATATTGGCTGTGGCATGGGAGCAGTGCAAACCTCTTTCAACGCCAATCAACTGGATAGCAAAGTCCTCAAGCAAATCCGGCTGGATATTGAGGCAACGATTCCAGTTGGTTTCAATCAAAATGATGAGGCAGATAAGTCGGTCTACAATTGGCAGCGTTGGCAGGACTTTAAGCATCTCCATTCCGGGGTACAGCACCTGGAGAAAAAAGCCCTACGGCAAATGGGCTCCTTGGGAGGGGGTAACCATTTCATTGAAGTCTGTGTGGATACGGACGATCAGGTGTGGCTGATGCTGCATTCGGGATCTCGCAATATTGGCAATATGCTGGCCCAAAACCATATCAGAACGGCGAAGGAGCTAGCCAAACTGGCTGAGATGAAATTGCCGGATCTGGATTTGGCCTACTTTGTAGCTGGTACCTCTGAGTTTGCTGCCTATTGGCGTGATTTGCAGTGGGCTCAAGACTATGCCCGCTATAACCGTGAGGTGATGATGGCTCGCTTTAAGCGAATTGTGGAGAAGCATTTGGCTGGGGGCAAGCCTACCAAGCCGGTGTTATCCGTCAACTGCCATCACAATTATGCGGAGCAAGAAATGCACTATGGAGAGCAGGTGTATGTCACTCGTAAAGGGGCCGTTCGCGCTCGTCAAGAAGACTATGGGATTATCCCTGGTTCCATGGGAGCGAAGTCCTACATCGTCAAAGGTAAAGGGAATCTGGAAAGCTATTGCTCTTGTAGTCACGGTGCTGGTCGCACCATGTCTCGGACGAAGGCGAAAAAGCACTTTACCCTGGATGATTTGATTGAGCAGACTCAAGGGGTGGAGTGCCGCAAGGACAAGGGGATTCTGGATGAAATTCCAGGAGCCTACAAGCCGATTGAAGAGGTGATGGCAAATCAGGCTGACTTGGTAGAGGTGGTTGCAACCTTGAAGCAAGTGGTCTGTGTAAAAGGGTAG
- the ruvB gene encoding Holliday junction branch migration DNA helicase RuvB: MAIVSSKQSPQPDEPKKPSQAKSAKRSKPEQTDALLQPEAVNEESVGKQDDKLRPQKFDEYIGQRELKEVLDIAIQATKSRQEALDHLLLYGPPGLGKTTISLILASELGVNCKVTSAPALERPRDIVGLLVNLQPRDILFIDEIHRLSRMTEELLYPAMEDFRLDITIGKGQSARIRSLPLKPFTLVGATTRVGALTSPLRDRFGFVQRLRFYEADELEKIVLRTADILKVSITPDAAAEVARRSRGTPRIANRLLKRVRDYAEVKYSGDITPTIAKEALELFNVDPCGLDWTDRRLLTVMIEQYNGGPVGVDTLAAATGEDSQTIEEVYEPYLMQIGYLNRTPRGRVATPAAWTHLGYQPPDEQMRLIS; this comes from the coding sequence ATGGCCATTGTCTCCTCTAAGCAATCTCCACAACCCGATGAGCCGAAAAAGCCATCTCAGGCGAAGTCTGCCAAACGGTCTAAGCCTGAGCAGACGGATGCTTTATTGCAGCCTGAAGCGGTAAACGAAGAATCTGTGGGCAAGCAGGATGATAAGCTGCGGCCCCAAAAATTTGATGAATATATTGGTCAGCGGGAACTGAAAGAGGTTCTGGATATTGCCATCCAGGCCACTAAGTCGCGACAAGAAGCCCTGGACCATCTATTGCTCTATGGGCCGCCGGGACTTGGGAAAACAACGATTTCGCTGATCTTGGCGTCTGAGTTAGGGGTGAATTGTAAAGTCACGAGTGCACCTGCCCTAGAACGGCCCCGTGACATTGTCGGTTTGCTGGTCAACCTGCAGCCCCGTGATATTTTGTTTATCGATGAAATCCATCGGCTGTCGAGGATGACGGAAGAGCTGCTCTACCCAGCCATGGAAGATTTTCGGCTAGATATCACGATTGGCAAGGGCCAGTCAGCACGAATTCGCAGTTTGCCCTTAAAGCCTTTTACTTTAGTCGGGGCCACCACTCGGGTGGGGGCGCTGACGTCACCCCTGCGAGACCGATTTGGCTTTGTTCAACGGTTGCGCTTTTATGAAGCCGATGAGCTGGAGAAAATCGTGTTGCGGACGGCGGATATTCTCAAGGTCTCCATTACCCCAGATGCGGCAGCAGAAGTCGCTCGACGATCCAGAGGCACGCCTCGTATTGCTAACCGCTTACTGAAACGGGTGCGAGATTATGCGGAGGTGAAGTATTCGGGGGACATTACCCCAACTATTGCCAAGGAAGCGTTAGAGCTGTTTAATGTCGATCCTTGCGGATTGGACTGGACAGATCGCCGCTTACTAACGGTGATGATTGAGCAATATAACGGTGGCCCAGTGGGGGTAGATACTCTAGCTGCGGCGACGGGGGAAGATTCCCAGACGATTGAAGAGGTTTATGAGCCGTATCTGATGCAGATCGGCTATCTGAACCGGACGCCTAGAGGCCGAGTGGCAACGCCTGCGGCATGGACCCATCTGGGTTATCAACCGCCCGATGAACAAATGCGGTTAATCTCCTGA
- a CDS encoding IS1634 family transposase, which translates to MYSPQEIDVQDIDHLGIIAGIVDEIGIVEIVDRLLGTHEQENVSCGQVVKALILNGMGFLSAPLYLFSEFFESKATEHLLGQGVLPEHLNDTRIGRVLDKLYAYGVTQIFIHVAMAVVQKFDVALRCAHLDATSLSVEGQYLDKPQVEASDESPSAPESPSPALAESEEPIPVKITYGYSRDNRRDLKQFVLNLLVSGDGGIPLFLQVGNGNDADKSTFVPIIHEFKQQWSQQQPEVIVADSALYSADNLQALGSTSWISRVPASSTAAQDLLQGLPGSQFHPSALNGYSFVEVCSTYGEIQQRWLVVESKARRDSGLKQVQKRIDQAFSQKTTALKTLCKQTFLCPADALAAAQDFGKILRYHTLDDLKIHKKPHYSKAGRPTKATVVTHYTYSIEATLTLNEPVIERYRRQAGRFILATNLLEQEQWSNDDILREYKNQQACEGGFRFIKDPLFFASSVFLKTPRRIAALAMIMALCLMVYSLGQRQLRNALEQVQTTLPNQKGKQTMKPTLRWILQCFQAVHLVWLDGAKHLIKLNSRQQLILPFLGKGCKKYYLLC; encoded by the coding sequence ATGTATTCACCTCAAGAGATAGACGTTCAGGATATTGACCATCTCGGTATTATTGCCGGTATCGTCGATGAGATCGGCATTGTCGAAATAGTGGATCGATTATTAGGTACTCACGAGCAAGAGAATGTTAGTTGTGGTCAAGTTGTCAAAGCCCTGATTCTAAATGGTATGGGCTTTTTGAGTGCTCCATTGTACTTATTTAGTGAGTTTTTCGAAAGCAAAGCAACCGAGCACTTACTCGGTCAAGGTGTACTGCCAGAGCACCTCAACGATACCCGTATCGGTCGAGTCCTCGACAAGCTCTATGCCTATGGTGTGACCCAGATATTTATCCATGTGGCAATGGCAGTCGTTCAGAAATTCGATGTAGCTCTAAGGTGTGCGCATCTAGATGCGACAAGCCTTAGTGTTGAGGGGCAATACTTAGATAAACCACAGGTTGAGGCGTCAGACGAATCCCCCTCTGCACCTGAGTCCCCCTCCCCTGCACTGGCTGAATCAGAGGAGCCGATACCCGTGAAAATCACCTACGGCTACTCACGGGACAATCGTCGTGATCTCAAGCAGTTTGTATTGAACCTACTGGTGAGTGGGGACGGGGGTATTCCTTTATTTTTACAAGTGGGCAACGGTAATGATGCGGACAAAAGTACGTTTGTGCCTATCATCCATGAATTTAAGCAACAGTGGAGTCAGCAACAGCCAGAGGTGATTGTTGCTGATAGTGCCCTCTACAGTGCCGACAATCTGCAAGCATTAGGAAGTACATCTTGGATTAGCCGAGTTCCAGCAAGTTCAACGGCAGCCCAAGACTTATTACAAGGGCTGCCGGGTTCACAGTTTCACCCCAGTGCTCTCAACGGCTATAGCTTTGTCGAAGTATGTAGTACCTATGGAGAGATTCAACAACGGTGGCTGGTGGTTGAAAGTAAAGCTCGCAGAGACTCTGGACTCAAACAAGTGCAAAAGCGGATTGATCAGGCGTTTAGCCAAAAAACTACTGCACTTAAAACCCTCTGCAAACAGACCTTCTTGTGCCCTGCAGATGCTTTAGCTGCAGCCCAAGATTTTGGCAAAATCCTCAGGTATCACACCCTTGACGATCTCAAAATCCACAAAAAACCTCATTATTCAAAGGCTGGACGACCGACAAAAGCAACGGTTGTGACTCACTACACCTATTCTATTGAGGCTACCTTAACCCTCAATGAGCCAGTCATCGAACGCTATCGGCGGCAAGCAGGTCGTTTCATCTTAGCCACCAATCTCTTGGAACAAGAGCAATGGAGCAATGATGATATTCTGCGCGAGTATAAGAACCAGCAGGCGTGTGAAGGAGGCTTTCGCTTTATCAAAGATCCACTCTTCTTTGCCTCTAGTGTTTTCCTGAAGACACCTCGGCGTATCGCTGCCTTAGCCATGATCATGGCCTTGTGTTTGATGGTCTACAGCTTAGGACAACGACAGTTAAGAAATGCACTAGAACAAGTACAAACAACTCTCCCTAATCAGAAGGGGAAACAAACTATGAAACCTACGTTACGTTGGATTCTCCAATGCTTTCAGGCCGTCCATTTAGTTTGGCTTGATGGTGCCAAGCATCTCATCAAGCTCAACAGCAGGCAGCAACTTATCTTGCCGTTCCTTGGGAAGGGCTGTAAAAAATATTATCTGCTCTGCTAG